Proteins found in one Podarcis muralis chromosome 5, rPodMur119.hap1.1, whole genome shotgun sequence genomic segment:
- the RPS8 gene encoding LOW QUALITY PROTEIN: small ribosomal subunit protein eS8 (The sequence of the model RefSeq protein was modified relative to this genomic sequence to represent the inferred CDS: deleted 1 base in 1 codon), translating into MRRGAVIHGWVQIARSLPRTPAIGHTSVLVFAAVASFADRAGASHFDDVQTHRGRAEITQKPSRDLTGNKPPRGALRPSLCSRRLRRRMGISRDNWHKRRKTGGKRKPYHKKRKYELGRPPANTKIGPRRIHTVRVRGGNKKYRALRLDVGNFSWGSECCTRKTRIIDVVYNASNNELVRTKTLVKNCIVLIDSTPYRQWYEAHYALPLGRKKGAKLTPEEEEILNKKRSKKIQKKYDERKKNAKISSLLEEQFQQGKLLACIASRPGQCGRADGYLLEGKELEFYLRKIKARKGK; encoded by the exons ATGCGGCGTGGAGCGGTCATCCATGGCTGGGTACAAATAGCTCGCTCCCTTCCGCGCACACCTGCCATCGGACACACTTCTGTTCTTGTCTTTGCCGCGGTCGCA TCCTTCGCCGACCGCGCAGGCGCGTCTCACTTCGATGACGTTCAGACGCACAGAGGACGCGCTGAGATCACGCAGAAGCCATCGCGAGATTTGACGGGCAACAAACCGCCCCGTGGTGCTTTGCGGCCTTCTCTTTGCAGTCGGCGCCTCCGGAGAAGGATGG GTATCTCCAGGGACAACTGGCACAAGCGCCGCAAGACCGGGGGGAAGCGAAAGCCCTACCACAAGAAGAGGAAGTATGAGTTGGGGCGACCCCCTGCCAATACCAAA ATTGGCCCTAGGAGAATTCACACAGTAAGGGTACGTGGAGGGAATAAAAAATACCGTGCTCTGCGTCTCGATGTTGGAAACTTCTCTTGGGGGTCTGAAT GCTGTACCCGCAAAACCAGAATCATTGACGTAGTGTACAATGCGTCTAACAATGAATTGGTGCGCACAAAGACCCTGGTCAAAAATTGCATTGTCCTCATTGACAGCACACCATACCGACAGTGGTATGAAGCCCACTATGCCTTGCCACTCGGGCGCAAAAAGGGTGCCAAGTTG ACTCCCGAGGAAGAAGAAATCTTAAACAAGAAGCGTTCAAAGAAAATTCAGAAGAAGTAtgatgaaagaaaaaagaatgcgaAGATCAGTAGTCTTCTGGAGGAGCAGTTCCAGCAAGGGAAGCTACTTG CTTGTATTGCCTCCCGGCCTGGGCAGTGTGGTCGAGCAGATGGATACCTTCTGGAAGGCAAGGAACTAGAATTCTACCTGAGGAAGATCAAAGCCAGGAAAGGCAAATGA
- the GPBP1L1 gene encoding vasculin-like protein 1, translating into MAQHDFVPAWLNFSTPQSAKAPGTTLEKHGEHLPRGEGRFGVSRRRHNSSDGFFNNGPLRTAGDCWHQPSLHRHDSVDSGASKGVHVGLAGNQPGWYGSSRGHDGMNQRGGGGTGSHRHWNGNFHSRKGSAFQEKPPAETREEKEEKEKLQFEEEDFPSLNPEAGKHNSQSKPVGTPSGVWENPPSAKQPTKMLVIKKVSKEDPAAAFSAAFTSPGPQLSNGNKATTIVPSVYKNLVPKPATPPSKPSQWKANRSEHKPGSLSSSRDSAFTSPVSVTKPAVLTSGSVLTSSKESPSSITPPIEINSSRLTKLMRRTTDKKSEFLKALKDDRNGELPERHESNKLEDMEDGSTPEPKENWEENCHQNGLSLPLEEGENLSHSLEAEHRLLKAMGWQEYPENDENCLPLTEDELKEFQIKSEQLRRNGFRKNGFLQGRGNSQLFSHWRSTFKTEFEESDTETSSSETSDDDA; encoded by the exons ATGGCGCAGCATGACTTTGTTCCTGCCTGGCTTAACTTCTCTACACCACAGTCTGCTAAG GCCCCTGGAACCACTCTTGAGAAGCACGGAGAGCATCTTCCTCGGGGAGAGGGCCGCTTTGGAGTAAGCCGGAGACGCCACAACTCTTCTGATGGCTTTTTTAATAATGGTCCCCTCAGAACTGCAGGAG ACTGCTGGCATCAGCCTTCCCTGCACCGTCATGATTCTGTGGACTCTGGTGCTTCTAAAGGAGTTCATGTTGGGCTAGCTGGCAATCAGCCTGGCTGGTATGGTTCTTCACGAGGCCATGATGGCATGaatcaaagaggaggaggaggaactggatcCCATCGCCACTGGAATGGCAATTTCCACTCCCGAAAGGGTTCAGCCTTTCAGGAAAAGCCACCTGCTGAGAcgagggaggaaaaggaagaaaaggagaaactGCAATTTGAGGAGGAAGACTTT cCATCATTGAATCCAGAAGCTGGAAAACACAACAGCCAGAGTAAACCAGTTGGGACTCCATCTGGTGTTTGGG AAAACCCTCCTAGTGCCAAGCAACCTACCAAGATGCTGGTCATCAAAAAGGTTTCAAAAGAAGATCCTGCTGCTGCCTTCTCAGCTGCATTTACGTCACCAGGGCCTCAGCTTTCAAATGGCAACAAGGCAACTACCATTGTCCCAAGTGTCTACAAAAATCTGGTTCCCAAACCTGCAACACCCCCTTCCAAG CCAAGCCAATGGAAAGCTAACAGAAGTGAACATAAACCAGGCTCGCTCTCCTCCAGCCGTGATTCTGCTTTTACAAGTCCAGTGTCTGTAACCAAACCTGCTGTACTGACCAGTGGCTCTGTTCTCACCTCTTCCAAAGAG AGTCCTTCCAGCATCACCCCTCCCATTGAAATAAACTCCTCTCGCTTGACAAAGCTGATGCGCCGCACCACAGATAAGAAGAGTGAGTTCTTGAAGGCCTTGAAGGATGACCGGAATGGGGAGTTGCCAGAGCGCCATGAGAGCAACAAATTGGAGGAT ATGGAGGATGGCAGCACACCAGAACCAAAGGAAAACTGGGAAGAGAATTGTCACCAGAATGGTCTTTCTCTGCCTTTAGAAGAAGGGGAGAACCTTTCTCACTCATTAGAAGCAGAACACAG GCTATTGAAAGCAATGGGGTGGCAAGAGTACCCTGAAAATGATGAGAATTGCCTTCCCCTCACAGAGGATGAGCTCAAAGAGTTCCAAATAAAGTCAGAGCAG CTAAGAAGAAACGGCTTTAGGAAGAATGGATTTCTTCAAGGCCGTGGCAACAGTCAACTATTCTCCCACTGGAGAAGCACTTTTAAGACAGAGTTTGAGGAGTCGGATACAGAAACAAGTAGCAGTGAAACTTCAGACGATGATGCCTGA